The Lysobacter luteus genome contains the following window.
CGGGCGAGCGCAAGACCGACATCTCGTTCCGGATGCTCGATTCGCGCAACAACCAGCCCATCCGCTACGAGCGCGTCAACGCCGAGACCGGCGAGGAAGTCGCCTGGAAGGACATCGTCAAGGCGTTCGAGTACGACAAGGGCAGCTACGTCGTGCTCGAGCCCGACGACATCAAGTCGGCCGCGCCCGAGAGCCACGACGCGATCGAGGTCGAGGCCTTCGTCGACGTGGAGTCGATCGGTCCGCAGTTCTTCGAGAAGCCCTATGTGCTGGTGCCGGCCAAGAAGGCCGAGAAGGGCTACGTGCTCCTGCGCGAGGCGCTGGCGCGCACGGGCAAGATCGGCATCGCCCGGGTCGTCATCCGCACGCGCGAGAGCCTCTGCGCGGTCATGCCGCAGGACAATGCGCTGCTGCTGATGATGATGCGGTATCCCCAGGAGCTGGTGGACATCGAGGAGTACCGCATTCCCGAGGGCAAGAGCGCGGACTACCGCATCACCGACAAGGAGCTGGAGTTCTCCGAACAGCTGATCCAGACGATGTCGGGCGAGTGGGAGCCGGGGAACTACCAGGACGAGTTCCGCCAGCGCCTGCAGGACGTCATCACCAAGCGCATGAAGGACAAGGGCGTGGTCAAGCACGACGACGAGGAGCCGGCGGTGCACGACCACGCGGCCACCAACGTGGTCGACTTCATGGAGCTGCTGCAGCAGAGCATCGCCAAGAAGAAGCGAACCCCGGCCAAGAAGGCCGGCAAGGCGGCCGATGCCGACGACGGGAAGGAAGCCAAGCCCAGGAAGACAGCGAAGAAAACGGCCAAGAAGGCCGCGGCCAAGAAGCCCGCCAAGAAGGCCGCAGCCAAGAAGAAGTCCGGCGGCAAGAAGGCGGCCTGAGGCGGCGCGCCGGACTGACCGATGAGCCTGCGCGAGTACGACCGCAAGCGCCGCTTCGACCAGACGCCCGAGCCGTCCAGCGACAGCCCGGGCCGGCGTGGGCACCGGCCGA
Protein-coding sequences here:
- the ku gene encoding non-homologous end joining protein Ku: MARPIWSGTLSFGLLNIPVSLMSGERKTDISFRMLDSRNNQPIRYERVNAETGEEVAWKDIVKAFEYDKGSYVVLEPDDIKSAAPESHDAIEVEAFVDVESIGPQFFEKPYVLVPAKKAEKGYVLLREALARTGKIGIARVVIRTRESLCAVMPQDNALLLMMMRYPQELVDIEEYRIPEGKSADYRITDKELEFSEQLIQTMSGEWEPGNYQDEFRQRLQDVITKRMKDKGVVKHDDEEPAVHDHAATNVVDFMELLQQSIAKKKRTPAKKAGKAADADDGKEAKPRKTAKKTAKKAAAKKPAKKAAAKKKSGGKKAA